In Micromonospora sp. WMMA1363, a genomic segment contains:
- a CDS encoding helix-turn-helix transcriptional regulator, whose amino-acid sequence MSDRFIGADDPAYEAKVLMISVAARMAGMHPQTLRQYDRLGLVQPGRAAGGGRRYSVRDVVLLREVQRLSQDDGINLAGVKRIIGLERLLEQAQQRVARLEEELDAAYRRIAELESLARFPGSDLVPANRTSTALVVWRPRRNPER is encoded by the coding sequence ATGTCGGACAGATTCATCGGTGCGGATGACCCTGCCTACGAGGCCAAGGTGCTGATGATCTCGGTGGCGGCACGGATGGCGGGGATGCACCCGCAGACGCTTCGCCAGTACGACCGGCTCGGCTTGGTACAGCCGGGCCGGGCGGCCGGCGGGGGTCGCCGGTACAGCGTCCGGGACGTGGTGCTGCTGCGTGAGGTGCAGCGGCTCAGCCAGGACGACGGGATCAACCTGGCGGGCGTGAAGCGAATCATCGGCCTGGAGCGACTGCTGGAGCAGGCGCAGCAGCGGGTGGCGCGGTTGGAGGAGGAGCTGGATGCCGCGTATCGCCGGATCGCCGAGTTGGAGTCGCTGGCCCGCTTCCCGGGCAGCGACCTGGTGCCGGCCAACCGCACCTCCACCGCGCTGGTGGTCTGGCGCCCCCGCCGAAACCCCGAGCGCTGA